One Takifugu rubripes chromosome 19, fTakRub1.2, whole genome shotgun sequence genomic window carries:
- the stx16 gene encoding syntaxin-16 isoform X1: MATRRLTDAFLLMRNNAIQNRQILAEQVSTYDPRLSTRSNAAELDELADDRMALVSGISLDPEAAIGVTKKLPPKWIEGVDEIQYEITRVRQKMKELALLHDKHMNRPTLDDSSEEEHAIEITTQEITQMFHRCQRAVTGLQSRCGHCTEQEERLLRNVVSSLAQSLQDLSLSFRHTQSSYLKRMKNREERSKHFFDSGPLMEEDDDLAVYEKGFTDDQLMLVEQNTVVVEEREREIRQIVQSISDLNEIFRDLAGMVVEQGTVLDRIDFNVEQACVKTEDGLKQLQKAEQYQKKNRKMLVILILFVIVIVLIMILFGTKF, translated from the exons ATGGCCACTAGGCGTCTGACCGATGCCTTCTTGTTAATGCGGAACAATGCAATCCAAAACCGGCAGATATTGGCTGAGCAAGTGAGTACATACGACCCTCGTCTGAGTACACGTAGCAATGCTGCG GAGCTTGATGAG TTGGCTGATGACCGAATGGCCCTGGTGTCAGGAATCAGTTTGGATCCTGAAGCTGCCATTGGGGTCACCAAGAAACTCCCCCCCAAATGGATAGAGGGGGTGGATGAG ATCCAGTATGAAATCACTCGTGTTCGGCAGAAGATGAAGGAACTGGCCTTACTTCATGACAAGCATATGAATCGCCCGACACTGGATGACAGCAGCGAGGAAGAGCATGCAATAGAAATCACTACACAAGAAATTACACAG ATGTTTCATCGGTGCCAGCGAGCCGTGACAGGACTGCAGTCTCGCTGTGGCCACTGCaccgagcaggaggagagacTGTTGAGAAACGTGGTCTCGTCCTTGGCGCAGAGTTTGCAGGATCTGTCCCTCAGTTTCAGACACACTCAGTCCAGCTACCTGAAAC GTATGAAAAACCGCGAGGAGAGATCGAAACATTTTTTTGATTCTGGTCCATTAATGGAAGAGGATGACGATTTAGCAGTATATGAAAAG GGCTTCACAGATGACCAGCTGATGCTGGTGGAACAGAACACAGTCGTGGTTGAAGAGCGAGAACGGGAGATCCGACAGATAGTGCAATCCATTTCAGATCTGAATGAAATTTTCAGGGACTTGGCTGGAATGGTGGTGGAACAG GGCACCGTTCTGGACAGAATTGACTTCAATGTGGAACAGGCCTGTGTTAAAACAGAAGACGGGTTGAAGCAGTTACAGAAG GCGGAGCAGtatcagaagaaaaacagaaagatgCTGGTTATTTTGATCCTCTTTGTCATAGTCATTGTTCTTATTATGATTCTGTTTGGAACAAAGTTTTAA
- the stx16 gene encoding syntaxin-16 isoform X4 gives MATRRLTDAFLLMRNNAIQNRQILAEQLADDRMALVSGISLDPEAAIGVTKKLPPKWIEGVDEIQYEITRVRQKMKELALLHDKHMNRPTLDDSSEEEHAIEITTQEITQMFHRCQRAVTGLQSRCGHCTEQEERLLRNVVSSLAQSLQDLSLSFRHTQSSYLKRMKNREERSKHFFDSGPLMEEDDDLAVYEKGFTDDQLMLVEQNTVVVEEREREIRQIVQSISDLNEIFRDLAGMVVEQGTVLDRIDFNVEQACVKTEDGLKQLQKAEQYQKKNRKMLVILILFVIVIVLIMILFGTKF, from the exons ATGGCCACTAGGCGTCTGACCGATGCCTTCTTGTTAATGCGGAACAATGCAATCCAAAACCGGCAGATATTGGCTGAGCAA TTGGCTGATGACCGAATGGCCCTGGTGTCAGGAATCAGTTTGGATCCTGAAGCTGCCATTGGGGTCACCAAGAAACTCCCCCCCAAATGGATAGAGGGGGTGGATGAG ATCCAGTATGAAATCACTCGTGTTCGGCAGAAGATGAAGGAACTGGCCTTACTTCATGACAAGCATATGAATCGCCCGACACTGGATGACAGCAGCGAGGAAGAGCATGCAATAGAAATCACTACACAAGAAATTACACAG ATGTTTCATCGGTGCCAGCGAGCCGTGACAGGACTGCAGTCTCGCTGTGGCCACTGCaccgagcaggaggagagacTGTTGAGAAACGTGGTCTCGTCCTTGGCGCAGAGTTTGCAGGATCTGTCCCTCAGTTTCAGACACACTCAGTCCAGCTACCTGAAAC GTATGAAAAACCGCGAGGAGAGATCGAAACATTTTTTTGATTCTGGTCCATTAATGGAAGAGGATGACGATTTAGCAGTATATGAAAAG GGCTTCACAGATGACCAGCTGATGCTGGTGGAACAGAACACAGTCGTGGTTGAAGAGCGAGAACGGGAGATCCGACAGATAGTGCAATCCATTTCAGATCTGAATGAAATTTTCAGGGACTTGGCTGGAATGGTGGTGGAACAG GGCACCGTTCTGGACAGAATTGACTTCAATGTGGAACAGGCCTGTGTTAAAACAGAAGACGGGTTGAAGCAGTTACAGAAG GCGGAGCAGtatcagaagaaaaacagaaagatgCTGGTTATTTTGATCCTCTTTGTCATAGTCATTGTTCTTATTATGATTCTGTTTGGAACAAAGTTTTAA
- the stx16 gene encoding syntaxin-16 isoform X3, which yields MATRRLTDAFLLMRNNAIQNRQILAEQELDELADDRMALVSGISLDPEAAIGVTKKLPPKWIEGVDEIQYEITRVRQKMKELALLHDKHMNRPTLDDSSEEEHAIEITTQEITQMFHRCQRAVTGLQSRCGHCTEQEERLLRNVVSSLAQSLQDLSLSFRHTQSSYLKRMKNREERSKHFFDSGPLMEEDDDLAVYEKGFTDDQLMLVEQNTVVVEEREREIRQIVQSISDLNEIFRDLAGMVVEQGTVLDRIDFNVEQACVKTEDGLKQLQKAEQYQKKNRKMLVILILFVIVIVLIMILFGTKF from the exons ATGGCCACTAGGCGTCTGACCGATGCCTTCTTGTTAATGCGGAACAATGCAATCCAAAACCGGCAGATATTGGCTGAGCAA GAGCTTGATGAG TTGGCTGATGACCGAATGGCCCTGGTGTCAGGAATCAGTTTGGATCCTGAAGCTGCCATTGGGGTCACCAAGAAACTCCCCCCCAAATGGATAGAGGGGGTGGATGAG ATCCAGTATGAAATCACTCGTGTTCGGCAGAAGATGAAGGAACTGGCCTTACTTCATGACAAGCATATGAATCGCCCGACACTGGATGACAGCAGCGAGGAAGAGCATGCAATAGAAATCACTACACAAGAAATTACACAG ATGTTTCATCGGTGCCAGCGAGCCGTGACAGGACTGCAGTCTCGCTGTGGCCACTGCaccgagcaggaggagagacTGTTGAGAAACGTGGTCTCGTCCTTGGCGCAGAGTTTGCAGGATCTGTCCCTCAGTTTCAGACACACTCAGTCCAGCTACCTGAAAC GTATGAAAAACCGCGAGGAGAGATCGAAACATTTTTTTGATTCTGGTCCATTAATGGAAGAGGATGACGATTTAGCAGTATATGAAAAG GGCTTCACAGATGACCAGCTGATGCTGGTGGAACAGAACACAGTCGTGGTTGAAGAGCGAGAACGGGAGATCCGACAGATAGTGCAATCCATTTCAGATCTGAATGAAATTTTCAGGGACTTGGCTGGAATGGTGGTGGAACAG GGCACCGTTCTGGACAGAATTGACTTCAATGTGGAACAGGCCTGTGTTAAAACAGAAGACGGGTTGAAGCAGTTACAGAAG GCGGAGCAGtatcagaagaaaaacagaaagatgCTGGTTATTTTGATCCTCTTTGTCATAGTCATTGTTCTTATTATGATTCTGTTTGGAACAAAGTTTTAA
- the stx16 gene encoding syntaxin-16 isoform X2, with translation MATRRLTDAFLLMRNNAIQNRQILAEQVSTYDPRLSTRSNAALADDRMALVSGISLDPEAAIGVTKKLPPKWIEGVDEIQYEITRVRQKMKELALLHDKHMNRPTLDDSSEEEHAIEITTQEITQMFHRCQRAVTGLQSRCGHCTEQEERLLRNVVSSLAQSLQDLSLSFRHTQSSYLKRMKNREERSKHFFDSGPLMEEDDDLAVYEKGFTDDQLMLVEQNTVVVEEREREIRQIVQSISDLNEIFRDLAGMVVEQGTVLDRIDFNVEQACVKTEDGLKQLQKAEQYQKKNRKMLVILILFVIVIVLIMILFGTKF, from the exons ATGGCCACTAGGCGTCTGACCGATGCCTTCTTGTTAATGCGGAACAATGCAATCCAAAACCGGCAGATATTGGCTGAGCAAGTGAGTACATACGACCCTCGTCTGAGTACACGTAGCAATGCTGCG TTGGCTGATGACCGAATGGCCCTGGTGTCAGGAATCAGTTTGGATCCTGAAGCTGCCATTGGGGTCACCAAGAAACTCCCCCCCAAATGGATAGAGGGGGTGGATGAG ATCCAGTATGAAATCACTCGTGTTCGGCAGAAGATGAAGGAACTGGCCTTACTTCATGACAAGCATATGAATCGCCCGACACTGGATGACAGCAGCGAGGAAGAGCATGCAATAGAAATCACTACACAAGAAATTACACAG ATGTTTCATCGGTGCCAGCGAGCCGTGACAGGACTGCAGTCTCGCTGTGGCCACTGCaccgagcaggaggagagacTGTTGAGAAACGTGGTCTCGTCCTTGGCGCAGAGTTTGCAGGATCTGTCCCTCAGTTTCAGACACACTCAGTCCAGCTACCTGAAAC GTATGAAAAACCGCGAGGAGAGATCGAAACATTTTTTTGATTCTGGTCCATTAATGGAAGAGGATGACGATTTAGCAGTATATGAAAAG GGCTTCACAGATGACCAGCTGATGCTGGTGGAACAGAACACAGTCGTGGTTGAAGAGCGAGAACGGGAGATCCGACAGATAGTGCAATCCATTTCAGATCTGAATGAAATTTTCAGGGACTTGGCTGGAATGGTGGTGGAACAG GGCACCGTTCTGGACAGAATTGACTTCAATGTGGAACAGGCCTGTGTTAAAACAGAAGACGGGTTGAAGCAGTTACAGAAG GCGGAGCAGtatcagaagaaaaacagaaagatgCTGGTTATTTTGATCCTCTTTGTCATAGTCATTGTTCTTATTATGATTCTGTTTGGAACAAAGTTTTAA
- the dgkab gene encoding diacylglycerol kinase, alpha b, translated as MASSDDTEETLTPVDFIQLQHYMEYSSLTVKDVVKEFQPGGRHAQHKHGECVDRAGFCLFLKSYLEVEDFPSDFCQRLYRYFQHVEQGDPITRGGVFLRDVSCYFSVLEDGRPRDKLEFTFNLYDKDGNGLLDSTEVDRIIAQMMRAADYLGWDVTELRPVLKDMMTAIDVDDSGTVTLEEWLKGGMNNVPLLVLLGLKMTERDGQHIWRLKHFNKPTYCSVCQSMLLGLGKQGLCCTCCKYTVHNQCANRNPEPCARTFVKSKKEIGVAAHEWIRTDSSSGKCQVCHKKIKTLAGRRCVWCHEMRHDDCLFSGLSSCGCGALRDHILPPWAIYAVSKEEDASLLNVTPDGHVLQIVPVADTHPLLVFVNPKSGGKQGERVLRKFQYLLNPRQVYNLSNGGPAPGLHFFRNLREYRILVCGGDGTVGWLLDAIDRENLQVRPPVAVLPLGTGNDLARCLRWGGGYEGSDLREILKEIEASKLVLMDRWSIQVIPNDPQEEGDPVPYEIINNYFSIGVDASIAHRFHSMREKHPQRFNSRKKNKLRYFEFATSETISASCKKLKDCLAVECCGRPLDLGNMCLEGIAVLNIPSMHGGSNLWGESKKADSLPEAEEGRVITDPDLLKTISQDISDKRLEVVGLEGVIEMGQIYTGLKSAGHRLAQTSQITIRTMKALPMQIDGEPWMQPPCTIHISYKNQAKMLMAPPTKPSGFFHLK; from the exons ATGGCCTCGTCTGACGACACCGAAGAAACTCTGACTCCTGTGGATTTTATCCAGCTGCAACACTACATGGAAT ACAGCAGTTTAACTGTCAAAGATGTGGTCAAAGAGTTTCAGCCCGGCGGGCGACACGCTCAGCACAAACACGGAGAG TGCGTCGACAGAGCtggtttctgcctttttctcaAAAGCTACCTTGAAGTGGAGGACTTCCCCTCAGATTTCTGCCAACGGCTTTATCGTTATTTCCAGCACGTAGAGCAGGGCGACCCCATAACGAGAG GCGGCGTCTTTCTTCGTGATGTGTCCTGTTACTTCTCAGTGCTGGAGGATGGACGGCCAAGAGACAAGctagaat tTACTTTTAACCTTTATGACAAAGATGGCAATGGACTCCTGGACAGCACT GAAGTGGATCGCATAATTGCTCAGATGATGCGAGCTGCAGATTACCTCGGCTGGGATGTAACAGAACTCAGACCA gTGCTTAAAGACATGATGACAGCCATTGATGTGGATGACAGTGGGACGGTCACGTTGGAGGAGTGGTTGAAAGGGGGGATGAACAACGTGCCTTTGCTGGTTCTTCTCGGGCTTAAG ATGACTGAGAGAGACGGCCAGCATATCTGGAGGCTGAAGCACTTTAACAAGCCGACCTACTGCAGCGTGTGCCAGAGCATGCTGCTTGGCCTCGGAAAACAGGGTCTCTGCTGCACCT GCTGCAAGTACACAGTTCACAATCAGTGTGCCAACAGGAATCCTGAACCCTGCGCACGCACCTTTGTCAAATCTAAAAAGGAGATTGGT GTAGCGGCTCATGAGTGGATCCGAACCGACAGCAGCTCCGGCAAGTGTCAGGTTTGCCACAAGAAGATCAAGACTTTGGCAGGGAGACGATGCGTGTGGTGTCACGAGATG CGCCACGACGACTGTCTCTTCTCTGGTTTGTCGTCGTGTGGCTGTGGGGCTCTGAGAGATCACATCCTGCCTCCGTGGGCAATATATGCTGTCTCAAAG GAGGAGGACGCCAGCTTGTTGAACGTCACTCCTGACGGCCACGTCCTGCAG ATTGTTCCAGTTGCGGACACCCACcctctgcttgtgtttgtcaaCCCAAAAAGTGGAGGAAAGCAGGGCGAAAG AGTGCTGAGGAAATTCCAGTACCTGCTGAACCCTCGCCAAGTGTACAACCTGTCAAATGGAGGTCCCGCACCAGG ACTGCATTTCTTCCGTAATCTGCGTGAATACAGGATTTTGGTCTGTGGAGGGGATGGCACCGTGGGCTGGCTTCTGGATGCTATAG ACAGGGAAAACCTCCAGGTACGGCCCCCCGTCGCTGTCCTGCCGCTGGGCACTGGGAACGACCTGGCTCGCTGTCTGCGTTGGGGAGGAG GCTATGAGGGCTCAGACCTGAGGGAGATCCTGAAGGAGATTGAAGCAAGTAAGTTGGTGCTCATGGACCGCTGGAGCATCCAGGTGATCCCAAATGACcctcaggaggagggagacCCGGTGCCCTATGAGATCATCAACAACTACTTTTCAATTGGAGTG GACGCCTCAATCGCTCATCGTTTCCATTCCATGAGGGAGAAACACCCCCAGAGATTCAACAGCAG AAAGAAGAACAAACTCAGGTATTTTGAGTTCGCCACCTCTGAGAccatctctgcctcctgcaAGAAGCTGAAAGATTGTCTGGCGGTCGAG TGCTGCGGGAGACCCCTGGACCTCGGCAACATGTGTCTGGAGGGCATAGCCGTCCTCAACATACCCAGCATGCACGGCGGCTCCAACCTCTGGGGTGAATCCAAGAAagcggacagtttgccagaagcGGAGGAGGGTAGGGTCATCACTGACCCCGACCTTCTCAAAACAATCTCACAAG ATATTAGCGACAAGCGCTTGGAGGTAGTGGGATTGGAAGGGGTCATTGAGATGGGACAAATCTACACGGGGCTGAAGAGCGCCGGGCACAGACTGGCCCAGACTTCCCAAATCACCATCAG GACAATGAAAGCCCTGCCAATGCAAATTGATGGGGAGCCCTGGATGCAACCTCCGTGTACT ATCCACATATCTTATAAAAACCAAGCAAAGATGCTGATGGCTCCACCAACGAAACCATCTGGCTTCTTCCATCTCAAATAG
- the LOC101077057 gene encoding probable nuclear hormone receptor HR38 isoform X1 — protein MSACVSTAAGTSDIHQFNSFGINETTLKRGFTHSQEMPCVQAQHASLPPDTNYISEFLNPDLSAKVMMDISSQKDQLSVASLPSIHTLVGNSCMGEFDAYSCKITASPSASSVSFSHVSGSENSCPQTQSQALKMDDLQMYGCYPGSFVLSYLDETLSSCDSDYYGSPGYGASSPPTPGFQNFSTSLWDSPFSPYPSAPPASVADKSSSAQQLPFFTFSPPPEQHSPPGQQDAAPGQDGSFLLSQQHVSPLHCPSMPLERRPLESPLTVNRAMTCSKTQNPGATESRCAVCGDNASCQHYGVRTCEGCKGFFKRTVQKNAKYVCLANKNCPVDKRRRNRCQFCRFQKCLAVGMVKEVVRTDSLKGRRGRLPSKPKVLTEPSSTVPSVNIVASLVRAHLDSNPTIEKLDYSKYQESTGDLKEKEDASDIQQFYDLLTGSLDVIRNWAETVPGFTDFCKEDQELLLESAFVELFILRLAYRSNPEKNKLIFCNGVVLHRLQCVHSFGDWIDSIMDFSQSLHRMNLDISLFACLAALVIITDRHGLKEPKRVEEFQNHLIACLREHMSGSGSEVCRTQSNYLSRLLSKLPELRTLCTQGLQRIFYLKLEDLVPPPPIVEKIFLDTLPF, from the exons atgagtgcgtgtgtgtccacagCAGCCGGCACAAGTGACATTCATCAGTTTAACTCGTTTGGAATTAATGAAACAACTTTAAAACGTGGATTTACACATTCACAAG AGATGCCCTGTGTACAAGCCCAGCATGCATCCCTGCCCCCGGACACCAACTACATCTCTGAGTTCCTGAATCCTGATCTCAGTGCCAAGGTGATGATGGACATCAGCAGCCAGAAGGACCAGCTGTCAGTGGCCTCGCTGCCCAGCATCCACACCTTGGTGGGAAATAGCTGCATGGGGGAGTTTGATGCGTACTCCTGCAAGATCACTGCGTCCCCTTCTGCATCTTCGGTTTCATTCAGTCACGTCTCAGGATCTGAAAACTCTTGTCCCCAGACGCAGAGCCAAGCCCTAAAAATGGATGATCTACAGATGTATGGCTGTTACCCAGGATCCTTTGTTTTGAGCTACCTTGATGAAACACTGTCCTCATGTGACTCTGACTACTATGGCAGCCCGGGTTATGGGGCCTCCTCCCCTCCAACACCTGGATTTCAGAACTTCTCTACATCACTGTGGGATTCCCCATTCAGTCCCTacccatcagctcctccggccTCTGTGGCTGACAAGTCCAGCTCAGCCCAGCAGCTCCCTTTTTTTACCTTCAGCCCCCCGCCAGAACAGCACTCACCGCCGGGGCAACAGGATGCTGCACCAGGCCAAGAtggctctttcctcctctctcagcaGCACGTCTCTCCACTTCACTGCCCCTCGATGCCATTGGAGCGAAGACCCCTGGAAAGCCCGTTGACGGTAAACCGGGCCATGACTTGTTCTAAGACACAGAACCCGGGCGCCACTGAGAGCCGCTGTGCCGTTTGCGGCGACAATGCATCCTGTCAGCACTACGGAGTCCGAACCTGTGAGGGCTGTAAAGGTTTCTTCAAG CGAACGGTCCAGAAAAATGCAAAGTACGTGTGCCTCGCCAACAAAAACTGTCCAGtggacaagaggaggaggaaccgctGCCAGTTCTGCCGCTTTCAGAAGTGTCTGGCGGTGGGGATGGTCAAAGAAG tTGTTCGTACCGACAGCCTTAAAGGTCGCCGGGGTCGCCTGCCCTCTAAACCCAAAGTTCTCACGGAGCCCTCCTCCACCGTGCCCAGCGTCAACATCGTGGCCTCTCTTGTCAGGGCTCATCTAGACTCCAACCCAACCATTGAAAAGCTCGATTACTCTAAG TACCAGGAGAGCACCGGTGACCTAAAAGAGAAGGAGGACGCCAGTGACATCCAGCAGTTTTATGACCTGCTGACTGGTTCTTTGGACGTAATAAGAAACTGGGCTGAAACGGTCCCAGGATTCACCGATTTCTGCAAAGAAGACCAGGAGCTGCTTCTGGAATCTGCCTTTGTTGAGCTCTTCATCCTGCGGCTCGCGTACAG GTCAAATCCCGAGAAGAACAAGCTGATCTTCTGCAACGGTGTGGTTCTCCACCGGCTGCAGTGCGTTCACAGCTTTGGTGACTGGATCGACTCCATCATGGATTTCTCCCAAAGTCTACACCGGATGAATTTAGACATCTCCCTCTTTGCATGCCTGGCAGCGTTAGTAATTATCACTG ATCGTCATGGCCTCAAGGAGCCCAAACGGGTCGAAGAATTCCAAAATCATCTCATCGCTTGCTTAAGGGAACACATGAGCGGAAGCGGTTCAGAAGTGTGCCGGACGCAGTCCAACTACCTTTCTCGTCTTCTGAGCAAACTCCCTGAACTGAGGACTCTATGCACACAGGGCCTACAGCGCATCTTTTATCTAAAACTGGAGGACCTGGTCCCCCCTCCGCCCATAGTGGAAAAGATCTTTTTGGATACTCTGCCGTTCTGA
- the LOC101077057 gene encoding probable nuclear hormone receptor HR38 isoform X2, whose translation MSACVSTAAGTSDIHQFNSFGINETTLKRGFTHSQEMPCVQAQHASLPPDTNYISEFLNPDLSAKVMMDISSQKDQLSVASLPSIHTLTQSQALKMDDLQMYGCYPGSFVLSYLDETLSSCDSDYYGSPGYGASSPPTPGFQNFSTSLWDSPFSPYPSAPPASVADKSSSAQQLPFFTFSPPPEQHSPPGQQDAAPGQDGSFLLSQQHVSPLHCPSMPLERRPLESPLTVNRAMTCSKTQNPGATESRCAVCGDNASCQHYGVRTCEGCKGFFKRTVQKNAKYVCLANKNCPVDKRRRNRCQFCRFQKCLAVGMVKEVVRTDSLKGRRGRLPSKPKVLTEPSSTVPSVNIVASLVRAHLDSNPTIEKLDYSKYQESTGDLKEKEDASDIQQFYDLLTGSLDVIRNWAETVPGFTDFCKEDQELLLESAFVELFILRLAYRSNPEKNKLIFCNGVVLHRLQCVHSFGDWIDSIMDFSQSLHRMNLDISLFACLAALVIITDRHGLKEPKRVEEFQNHLIACLREHMSGSGSEVCRTQSNYLSRLLSKLPELRTLCTQGLQRIFYLKLEDLVPPPPIVEKIFLDTLPF comes from the exons atgagtgcgtgtgtgtccacagCAGCCGGCACAAGTGACATTCATCAGTTTAACTCGTTTGGAATTAATGAAACAACTTTAAAACGTGGATTTACACATTCACAAG AGATGCCCTGTGTACAAGCCCAGCATGCATCCCTGCCCCCGGACACCAACTACATCTCTGAGTTCCTGAATCCTGATCTCAGTGCCAAGGTGATGATGGACATCAGCAGCCAGAAGGACCAGCTGTCAGTGGCCTCGCTGCCCAGCATCCACACCTTG ACGCAGAGCCAAGCCCTAAAAATGGATGATCTACAGATGTATGGCTGTTACCCAGGATCCTTTGTTTTGAGCTACCTTGATGAAACACTGTCCTCATGTGACTCTGACTACTATGGCAGCCCGGGTTATGGGGCCTCCTCCCCTCCAACACCTGGATTTCAGAACTTCTCTACATCACTGTGGGATTCCCCATTCAGTCCCTacccatcagctcctccggccTCTGTGGCTGACAAGTCCAGCTCAGCCCAGCAGCTCCCTTTTTTTACCTTCAGCCCCCCGCCAGAACAGCACTCACCGCCGGGGCAACAGGATGCTGCACCAGGCCAAGAtggctctttcctcctctctcagcaGCACGTCTCTCCACTTCACTGCCCCTCGATGCCATTGGAGCGAAGACCCCTGGAAAGCCCGTTGACGGTAAACCGGGCCATGACTTGTTCTAAGACACAGAACCCGGGCGCCACTGAGAGCCGCTGTGCCGTTTGCGGCGACAATGCATCCTGTCAGCACTACGGAGTCCGAACCTGTGAGGGCTGTAAAGGTTTCTTCAAG CGAACGGTCCAGAAAAATGCAAAGTACGTGTGCCTCGCCAACAAAAACTGTCCAGtggacaagaggaggaggaaccgctGCCAGTTCTGCCGCTTTCAGAAGTGTCTGGCGGTGGGGATGGTCAAAGAAG tTGTTCGTACCGACAGCCTTAAAGGTCGCCGGGGTCGCCTGCCCTCTAAACCCAAAGTTCTCACGGAGCCCTCCTCCACCGTGCCCAGCGTCAACATCGTGGCCTCTCTTGTCAGGGCTCATCTAGACTCCAACCCAACCATTGAAAAGCTCGATTACTCTAAG TACCAGGAGAGCACCGGTGACCTAAAAGAGAAGGAGGACGCCAGTGACATCCAGCAGTTTTATGACCTGCTGACTGGTTCTTTGGACGTAATAAGAAACTGGGCTGAAACGGTCCCAGGATTCACCGATTTCTGCAAAGAAGACCAGGAGCTGCTTCTGGAATCTGCCTTTGTTGAGCTCTTCATCCTGCGGCTCGCGTACAG GTCAAATCCCGAGAAGAACAAGCTGATCTTCTGCAACGGTGTGGTTCTCCACCGGCTGCAGTGCGTTCACAGCTTTGGTGACTGGATCGACTCCATCATGGATTTCTCCCAAAGTCTACACCGGATGAATTTAGACATCTCCCTCTTTGCATGCCTGGCAGCGTTAGTAATTATCACTG ATCGTCATGGCCTCAAGGAGCCCAAACGGGTCGAAGAATTCCAAAATCATCTCATCGCTTGCTTAAGGGAACACATGAGCGGAAGCGGTTCAGAAGTGTGCCGGACGCAGTCCAACTACCTTTCTCGTCTTCTGAGCAAACTCCCTGAACTGAGGACTCTATGCACACAGGGCCTACAGCGCATCTTTTATCTAAAACTGGAGGACCTGGTCCCCCCTCCGCCCATAGTGGAAAAGATCTTTTTGGATACTCTGCCGTTCTGA
- the LOC105417860 gene encoding uncharacterized protein isoform X2, whose protein sequence is MEEAYNKLYQQFLHLRTLCLRQAALLHQLTKTLQDQKHPDNPSMETPEHLQEKPGSSSHNLTAADGFSQNMKMFSDLLTTDMSKLAVDRALQTSENQELAQNVPPLRSLEPFRCPGGNGGLSTNMVDIFSSQPDGMLMSDVALQSHICDFCQAVFPGDTSTRGDFLRHLYTHIT, encoded by the exons ATGGAGGAAGCCTACAACAAATTATACCAGCAGTTCCTCCATCTGAGGACACTCTGTCTGAGGCAGGCAGCGCTCTTACACCAACTTACCAAAACTCTGCAGGACCAGAAACATCCTGACA ATCCCTCTATGGAAACACCTGAGCATCTACAGGAAAAGCCTGGCTCATCCTCACATAACCTTACAGCTGCTGACGGCTTCTCTCAGAACATGAAAATGTTCTCTGACCTCCTCACCACGGATATGTCCAAGCTGGCTGTGGACAGGGCTCTCCAGACAAGTGAAAACCAAGAGCTGGCACAAAATGTGCCACCCCTGCGAAGCCTGGAACCATTCCGGTGCCCAGGAGGCAATGGG GGGCTGTCGACAAACATGGTCGACATCTTCTCCAGTCAGCCCGACGGGATGCTAATGTCAGACGTGGCTCTGCAGTCTCACATTTGCGATTTCTGCCAGGCGGTTTTTCCCGGAGAcaccagcaccagaggagaCTTTCTACGACACCTTTACACCCACATCACTTAA
- the LOC105417860 gene encoding TRAF family member-associated NF-kappa-B activator isoform X1: protein MEEAYNKLYQQFLHLRTLCLRQAALLHQLTKTLQDQKHPDNPSMETPEHLQEKPGSSSHNLTAADGFSQNMKMFSDLLTTDMSKLAVDRALQTSENQELAQNVPPLRSLEPFRCPGGNGVSKTTLPARGLSTNMVDIFSSQPDGMLMSDVALQSHICDFCQAVFPGDTSTRGDFLRHLYTHIT from the exons ATGGAGGAAGCCTACAACAAATTATACCAGCAGTTCCTCCATCTGAGGACACTCTGTCTGAGGCAGGCAGCGCTCTTACACCAACTTACCAAAACTCTGCAGGACCAGAAACATCCTGACA ATCCCTCTATGGAAACACCTGAGCATCTACAGGAAAAGCCTGGCTCATCCTCACATAACCTTACAGCTGCTGACGGCTTCTCTCAGAACATGAAAATGTTCTCTGACCTCCTCACCACGGATATGTCCAAGCTGGCTGTGGACAGGGCTCTCCAGACAAGTGAAAACCAAGAGCTGGCACAAAATGTGCCACCCCTGCGAAGCCTGGAACCATTCCGGTGCCCAGGAGGCAATGGGGTAAGCAAAACAACCCTTCCAGCCAGG GGGCTGTCGACAAACATGGTCGACATCTTCTCCAGTCAGCCCGACGGGATGCTAATGTCAGACGTGGCTCTGCAGTCTCACATTTGCGATTTCTGCCAGGCGGTTTTTCCCGGAGAcaccagcaccagaggagaCTTTCTACGACACCTTTACACCCACATCACTTAA